The proteins below are encoded in one region of Pseudomonas putida NBRC 14164:
- the prmC gene encoding peptide chain release factor N(5)-glutamine methyltransferase has protein sequence MTIIASLLRNAQLPESPTERLDAELLLAAAIGKSRSYLHTWPERIVSSEDAQRYADYLQRRRGGEPVAYILGQQGFWKIDLEVAPHTLIPRPDTELLVETALELQPASPAKVLDLGTGTGAIALALASDRPAWQVTAVDRVEEAAALAERNRQRLGLGNAQVRVSHWFDSLAGERFDLIVSNPPYIAAADPHLVAGDVRFEPSSALVAGADGLDDLRVIAAQAPAHLLPGGWLLLEHGYDQAASVRALLAEQGFIEVASRTDLGGHERITLGRLPC, from the coding sequence ATGACCATCATCGCCAGCTTGCTGCGCAACGCGCAGCTGCCCGAATCGCCCACCGAGCGGCTGGATGCCGAATTGCTGTTGGCTGCTGCCATCGGCAAATCGCGCAGCTACCTGCACACCTGGCCCGAGCGAATTGTCAGCAGCGAAGATGCCCAGAGATACGCCGATTACCTGCAGCGCCGCCGCGGCGGCGAGCCGGTCGCCTACATCCTCGGGCAGCAGGGCTTCTGGAAGATCGACCTGGAAGTGGCGCCGCATACCCTGATCCCGCGGCCGGATACCGAACTGTTGGTCGAGACGGCCCTCGAACTGCAACCTGCCTCGCCAGCCAAGGTCCTCGACCTGGGCACCGGTACCGGTGCAATTGCCTTGGCCCTGGCCAGCGATCGCCCGGCCTGGCAGGTAACTGCGGTTGACCGGGTGGAGGAGGCCGCTGCCCTGGCCGAGCGCAACCGCCAGCGCCTGGGCCTGGGCAACGCCCAGGTGCGGGTAAGCCACTGGTTCGACAGCCTGGCCGGCGAGCGTTTCGACTTGATTGTCAGCAACCCGCCCTACATCGCCGCCGCCGATCCGCACCTGGTGGCCGGTGACGTGCGCTTCGAGCCCAGCAGTGCGCTGGTGGCCGGCGCCGATGGCCTGGACGACCTGCGCGTGATTGCGGCCCAGGCCCCTGCGCACCTGTTGCCGGGTGGCTGGTTGCTGCTCGAGCATGGTTACGACCAGGCAGCTTCAGTACGCGCCTTGCTGGCTGAGCAAGGTTTTATCGAGGTTGCCAGCCGCACGGACCTGGGCGGCCATGAACGCATTACCCTGGGGCGCCTGCCATGCTGA
- the prfA gene encoding peptide chain release factor 1 → MKASLLNKLDILQDRFEELTALLGDAEVISDQTRFRAYSREYAEVEPVYAAYKEWCKVQGDLEGAQALLKDSDPDLREMAVEEVREAKEQLLTLEAKLQRMLLPKDPNDGRNVFLEIRAGTGGDEAAIFSGDLFRMYSRYAEKRGWRLEILSENEGEHGGYKEIIARVEGENVYGKLKFESGAHRVQRVPETESQGRVHTSACTVAVLPEPDEQAAIEINPADLRVDTYRASGAGGQHVNKTDSAIRITHLPTGIVVECQEERSQHKNRARAMSWLSAKLNDMQTSAAQNAIASERKLLVGSGDRSERIRTYNYPQGRVTDHRINLTLYSLDDILSGGVDAVIEPLLAEYQADQLAALGD, encoded by the coding sequence ATGAAAGCGTCGCTGCTGAACAAACTGGATATCCTCCAGGACCGCTTCGAAGAGCTCACCGCACTGCTCGGTGATGCCGAGGTCATTTCCGACCAGACGCGCTTTCGCGCGTATTCCCGTGAATACGCCGAGGTCGAGCCGGTCTACGCTGCTTATAAAGAGTGGTGCAAAGTCCAGGGCGACCTTGAAGGTGCCCAGGCGCTGCTCAAGGACAGCGACCCGGACCTGCGCGAAATGGCCGTGGAAGAAGTGCGTGAAGCCAAAGAGCAGCTGCTGACGCTGGAGGCGAAGCTGCAACGCATGCTGCTGCCCAAAGACCCCAACGACGGCCGCAACGTGTTCCTCGAAATCCGCGCTGGCACCGGTGGCGACGAGGCGGCGATCTTCTCCGGCGACCTGTTCCGCATGTATTCACGCTACGCCGAAAAACGCGGCTGGCGCCTGGAGATCCTGTCCGAGAACGAAGGCGAGCACGGCGGCTACAAGGAAATCATCGCCCGTGTCGAGGGTGAGAACGTCTACGGCAAGCTGAAGTTCGAGTCTGGCGCGCACCGCGTCCAGCGCGTGCCCGAAACCGAATCCCAAGGCCGCGTGCACACCTCCGCGTGCACGGTGGCGGTGCTGCCCGAGCCGGACGAACAAGCAGCCATCGAAATCAACCCGGCCGACCTGCGCGTGGACACCTACCGTGCATCTGGCGCGGGTGGCCAGCACGTGAACAAGACCGACTCGGCGATCCGTATCACCCACTTGCCCACCGGCATCGTGGTCGAATGCCAGGAAGAGCGTTCGCAGCACAAGAACCGGGCCCGTGCCATGTCCTGGCTGTCGGCCAAGCTCAACGACATGCAGACCAGCGCAGCACAGAATGCCATTGCCAGCGAGCGCAAGCTGCTGGTGGGCTCCGGTGACCGTTCCGAGCGCATCCGCACCTACAATTATCCACAGGGCCGGGTGACCGATCACCGTATCAACCTGACCTTGTACTCGCTGGACGACATCCTCAGCGGTGGCGTGGACGCAGTGATCGAACCGCTGCTGGCCGAATACCAGGCCGATCAACTGGCTGCCCTGGGGGACTGA